Genomic segment of Deltaproteobacteria bacterium:
GTATGACCCCGCCCAGACCTTCCGACCCGTACAGGGCCGAGGTCGGGCCCCGGACGATCTCGATCCGCTCGATGGTCTCCTTGGGAATATGTCCCCAGGCCACCCAGGCGATGGCGTTGTTGAAATTGTCGTTCTGGGGAACCCCGTCCACAAGGATGAGGACTCGGTTGTTGCCGACCCCGCGCATCTTGAGGGGGCTGACGATGCCGTTGGTCTGCAGGGCGTAGTGACGGAAATTGTAGATACCCGGGACCTGGCGAATGATGTCCTCCACCCGCTCAAAGGGTGAAGACATGATCTCCTCGCTGGTCAGGACCGTCACGCTCTGGGTGGCGTCAAAGACCGGGATCTCGGTTCTGGTGGTCGAAACCACCACTTCGCCAAGTTGATGCTCTTTTTCGACGTCTTGACCTGGTTCATCCTCGGCCCATCCGAAAGCCGGACCAAGCAGAACGGCCATGGCCACCATCAAAAAATGCAACATCCTCATCTTCTTCTCCTTTTGCTGTTGAATTATTCGCGTTGCCACCCTGCGGCATAACCCCAAAGCCTCAAACCAAAGAACGTATCCGACCTGACTCGCCGGTAAGGACCGCGGCCGAGAACCGCTCGAGCCGATCCCCCATCTGCTGGGCCCGTCGCTGGAGAAAACGGCCCATGAACAGTCCGGGGATGGCTACCACCAGCCCGGCCTGGGTAGTGGTCAGGGCCGTGGATATGCCCGCCGACAAGGCCTGGGCGTTGCCCGTGCCCCATCGGGCTATGGTCTCGAAGGCCTCGATCATCCCGCCCACAGTACCCAAAAGGCCCAAGAGCGGCGCGATGGAGGCCAAAAGGACGATGGTCCGGACATGGCGTTCGGCCCCATGGGCGAGGGACCGGACAATACCTTCCATGATCCGACAATCGAGTTTTGGATCCCCGGTCCGGGCCCTCGAGTACCCGTCGAGCATCGACTTTTGCCATCCCGCCAGGGTGTTCGAGCATACGTTGTCCGCCAAGGCCTCCTCCAATGACTGTTCCCTTGCTTTCCACCCGGCTAACTGGACGGCCTTGAAAAAGACCAGGGTCCACATCCAGACCG
This window contains:
- a CDS encoding MotA/TolQ/ExbB proton channel family protein produces the protein MNRLLSLALEQYRAGGMIMVVLALVSVWMWTLVFFKAVQLAGWKAREQSLEEALADNVCSNTLAGWQKSMLDGYSRARTGDPKLDCRIMEGIVRSLAHGAERHVRTIVLLASIAPLLGLLGTVGGMIEAFETIARWGTGNAQALSAGISTALTTTQAGLVVAIPGLFMGRFLQRRAQQMGDRLERFSAAVLTGESGRIRSLV
- a CDS encoding TonB-dependent receptor, encoding MRMLHFLMVAMAVLLGPAFGWAEDEPGQDVEKEHQLGEVVVSTTRTEIPVFDATQSVTVLTSEEIMSSPFERVEDIIRQVPGIYNFRHYALQTNGIVSPLKMRGVGNNRVLILVDGVPQNDNFNNAIAWVAWGHIPKETIERIEIVRGPTSALYGSEGLGGVI